ATCAGGAATTGCTTGGCGTTGCACTGACGGCGAAATCGGATCGCAAGGTCACAATCACAGTTCCGCAACGCGGCGAGAAACGCGATCTGGTCGAGCACGCCCTCAGCAATGCGCGCGAAGCCCTTGGTCGCCAGTTGGCGGAGACGTCATCGCAATCGCGCCTGCTCAAGGGCGTGGCCGAGACCTTCGGGCTGGAGAAAACACCGCGCCGCATCGAGGTTTACGACAACTCTCATATCATGGGAACCAACGCCATCGGCGCGATGATCGTCGCCGGCCCGGAGGGTTTCGTCAAAAACCAGTATCGCAAGTTCAATATCCGCTCGACCGAGATCACGCCTGGCGACGATTTCGGCATGATGCGCGAGGTGATCGAGCGGCGTTTCAGCCGACTGGTCAAAGAGCACGGTACGCCGGAAACGAAGGATGCGCCGGCGGAGGATGTGGAGATCGATGAATTCGACGATGATTCCGATGCTTTCCCGGCCTGGCCTGACATAATCCTCATCGACGGCGGACAAGGTCAGATGAGCGCGGTGCGCGGTATCCTGCAGGAGATGGGCATTGCCGACAAGGTCACCGCCATCGGTGTCGCCAAGGGCGTCGATCGCGATGCGGGGCGCGAACGGTTTTTCATGGAGGGTAAGCCCTCCTTTACGCTTCCCCCGCGCGATCCGGTGCTGTATTTCCTGCAGCGTCTGCGCGACGAGGCACACCGCTTTGCTATCGGCACGCACCGGGCCAAGCGTAAGAAAGAGATGGTAAAGAATCCGCTGGATGAAATCGCGGGAATCGGTCCTTCACGCAAACGCGCTCTGTTGCATCAATTCGGCACGGCAAAGTCGGTTTCGCGGGCGGCTGTCGAAGATTTGATGAAGGTCGACGGTATATCTGAAGCCATGGCCATTACAATTCGCGATCATTTCCGTACATAAGGTCTTAACTCTTGAAATCGGGACATAAATGCGCCCGACTCTCCATTGATGAGCTTGACGTTTGGCGGTCGAACCCTTTTGATCGGCGCTGATTTGGATTGGTTGGAAATATGCCCAAAAACAACGCCTACTCTCTGCCGAATATTCTTACCTATGCCCGAATAATTGCCGTCCCCCTTGTCGTGGTATGCTTTTTTCTGGAAGGACGCCTGCAATCCAGCGATGCGGCGCGCTGGGGCGCTCTGGCGATCTTCGCTATTGCCAGCATAACCGATTTCCTCGACGGCTATCTAGCGCGCATCTGGAAGCAGACCTCGACCATCGGCCGCATGCTCGATCCGATTGCAGACAAGCTGCTGGTTTCGGCCTGTCTGCTGCTGTTGGCGGCGGATGGAACAATCGCCGGCTGGTCGCTCTGGGCTGCCATCATCATCCTTTGTCGCGAAATTCTTGTGTCAGGCCTGCGTGAATATCTGGCGGAACTCAAGGTCAGCGTGCCGGTAAGCCAGCTTGCCAAATGGAAGACCACTATTCAGATGGTTGCCATCGCATTTCTGCTAGCGGGACCTGCCGGCGACGAACTTGTGCCGGTGATCACCATATCGGGTATTATTCTATTGTGGATTGCCGCACTGATAACGCTGTACACTGGCTGGGATTATTTCCGGGCCGGGCTGAAACACGTGGTGGACTGACCAATGACCAAACTCGTCTATTTCGCATGGGTGCGTGAACGGATCGGCAAGGGCGAGGAATATCTCGATCTTGAGCCCTCGATCATCACGGTCAACGACCTCTTGACCCATCTAAAGTCCCGCGGTGAGGAATATGAATCAGCGCTTGAATACCAGGATGTGATCCGCGTCGCGATCAATCAGGAACATGTCGAGCACGATGCGCCGATCAAGGGCGCACACGAGATTGCGCTTTTCCCGCCAATGACCGGGGGATGAAGCATGAGCACGGTCGAACCACTCATCCGCATCCAGGCTGAGGATTTCGATACAGCCGCCGAAATTGACCGGATGACCAGGGACCGCCGCGGCATCGGCGCGGTGGTGACATTCAGCGGGCTTTGCCGGGATGAGGCCGGGACGCTGGCAGCACTTGAAATCGAACACTATCCCGGCATGGCGGAGGTCGAAATTGGCCGTATCGCCGAAGAAACTCTGGACCGCTGGAGTTTAACGGGCCTGACCGTCGTCCACCGCTACGGTTTTATCAAACCTGGTGAGAACATCGTCCTTGTCGTCGCTGCCTCCGCTCACCGGCAGGCAGCTTTCGAGGCCGCATCGT
This is a stretch of genomic DNA from Phyllobacterium zundukense. It encodes these proteins:
- the moaD gene encoding molybdopterin converting factor subunit 1, with product MTKLVYFAWVRERIGKGEEYLDLEPSIITVNDLLTHLKSRGEEYESALEYQDVIRVAINQEHVEHDAPIKGAHEIALFPPMTGG
- a CDS encoding molybdenum cofactor biosynthesis protein MoaE; its protein translation is MSTVEPLIRIQAEDFDTAAEIDRMTRDRRGIGAVVTFSGLCRDEAGTLAALEIEHYPGMAEVEIGRIAEETLDRWSLTGLTVVHRYGFIKPGENIVLVVAASAHRQAAFEAASFLMDYLKNAAPFWKKQHLVSGEVSDWVEAKATDEEALKRWGKTK
- the pgsA gene encoding CDP-diacylglycerol--glycerol-3-phosphate 3-phosphatidyltransferase, coding for MPKNNAYSLPNILTYARIIAVPLVVVCFFLEGRLQSSDAARWGALAIFAIASITDFLDGYLARIWKQTSTIGRMLDPIADKLLVSACLLLLAADGTIAGWSLWAAIIILCREILVSGLREYLAELKVSVPVSQLAKWKTTIQMVAIAFLLAGPAGDELVPVITISGIILLWIAALITLYTGWDYFRAGLKHVVD